One genomic window of Corallococcus caeni includes the following:
- a CDS encoding L-threonylcarbamoyladenylate synthase: protein MLTPDLLDRAVELLRRGGVIALPTETVYGLAANAEDELAVRRVFAIKGRPATHPLIVHIPGAEHLSEWARIVPDEAKALARAFWPGPLTLVLPRTSRATDAVTGGQDTVALRVPGHSVALEVLQRLGGGVAAPSANRFGRVSPTTAEHVQRDLGSDVDLVLDGGPSTVGVESTIVDLSSGAPAILRPGGLATEDVERVLGRKVPVRTSETVRVSGSLASHYAPRAGVVLAEPGEAVQRVEALRAQGLRVGVLGPASLSLPKEVQRFDVPGEPAEAARVLYARLREADEQGHDILVACLPTASGLGIAVRDRLSRAAAPR, encoded by the coding sequence ATGCTTACTCCCGACCTCCTGGACCGTGCAGTCGAATTGCTGCGACGCGGCGGTGTCATCGCCCTGCCAACAGAGACGGTCTACGGCCTCGCGGCCAACGCCGAGGACGAGCTGGCCGTGCGTCGTGTTTTCGCCATCAAGGGCCGGCCGGCGACCCATCCGCTCATCGTCCACATCCCGGGCGCGGAGCACCTGTCCGAGTGGGCCCGCATAGTGCCGGACGAAGCGAAGGCGCTGGCCAGGGCCTTCTGGCCGGGCCCCCTGACGCTGGTGCTGCCACGCACGTCCAGGGCCACGGACGCGGTGACGGGAGGCCAGGACACGGTGGCGCTGCGGGTGCCGGGACACTCCGTGGCGCTGGAGGTGCTTCAGCGGCTGGGCGGAGGCGTGGCCGCGCCCAGCGCCAACCGCTTCGGCCGGGTGAGCCCGACGACAGCGGAGCACGTGCAGCGGGACCTGGGCAGCGACGTGGACCTGGTGCTGGACGGAGGTCCATCCACGGTGGGCGTGGAGTCGACCATCGTCGACCTGTCCTCCGGAGCCCCGGCGATTCTCAGGCCCGGAGGCCTGGCGACGGAGGACGTGGAGCGGGTGCTGGGGCGCAAGGTGCCGGTGCGGACCTCTGAGACGGTGCGAGTATCCGGTTCGCTGGCCTCGCACTACGCGCCCCGGGCGGGCGTGGTGCTCGCGGAGCCGGGTGAAGCAGTGCAGCGGGTGGAAGCCCTGCGTGCACAGGGTCTGCGGGTGGGTGTGCTGGGCCCCGCGTCCCTGTCATTGCCGAAGGAAGTGCAGCGCTTCGACGTGCCGGGAGAACCGGCGGAGGCCGCGCGAGTCCTCTACGCGCGGCTCAGGGAAGCCGACGAACAGGGCCACGACATCCTCGTGGCCTGTCTGCCCACCGCGAGCGGCCTGGGCATCGCCGTGCGAGACCGCCTGTCCCGCGCGGCGGCGCCCCGCTAA
- a CDS encoding TIGR01777 family oxidoreductase, with protein sequence MGKSHVFEARSQMPVPAADLFSWHTREGAFERLSPPWETAEVVDRTGDGIRPGARVVVKLHLGPIPQRMVAEHTAYVEGSSFQDTQREGPFAKWIHDHRMSPSGPQASVLEDAIQYELPVGTLGDTFGGGYARKRLERMFAYRHSLTRADLRRHAAFASQGPLTVAISGASGMLGSALSSFLTTGGHSVKRLVRGRANPARGDISWAPDKGTVDAAGLEGVDAVVHLSGSNVGEGRWTEERKQEILKSRTESTRLLCETLARATRKPRVLICASAVGYYGSRGDEEVTEASSSGDGFLADVTRQWEASTQAAEDAGIRVVHLRIGVVLDARGGALAKLALATQAGGGGPVASGRQWMSWVSLEDVLGLIQFSIFTPSIQGPVNAVSPNAVRQGELAKVLGKVLHRPAVFPLPATVVKTVFGQMGEETLLSSTHALPTVAQANGFPFLLPDLEGALRFTLGRTTDGAEYRHG encoded by the coding sequence ATGGGCAAGTCGCACGTTTTCGAGGCGCGCAGCCAGATGCCTGTCCCCGCCGCTGACCTCTTCTCCTGGCACACCCGCGAGGGAGCTTTCGAACGCCTGTCGCCCCCCTGGGAGACGGCGGAGGTCGTGGACCGCACCGGCGACGGCATCCGCCCCGGCGCCCGCGTCGTCGTCAAACTCCACCTGGGCCCCATCCCCCAGCGCATGGTCGCCGAGCACACCGCCTACGTGGAGGGCTCCTCCTTCCAGGACACCCAGCGAGAAGGCCCCTTCGCGAAGTGGATCCACGACCACCGCATGAGCCCCTCCGGCCCCCAGGCCTCCGTCCTGGAGGACGCCATCCAGTACGAGCTGCCCGTGGGCACGCTCGGGGACACCTTCGGCGGCGGCTATGCGCGCAAGCGCCTGGAGCGCATGTTCGCGTACCGCCACTCGCTCACCCGCGCGGACCTGCGCCGCCATGCGGCGTTCGCCTCCCAGGGCCCGCTCACCGTGGCCATTAGCGGTGCGTCCGGCATGCTGGGCTCCGCGCTGTCGTCGTTCCTCACCACCGGCGGCCACAGCGTGAAGCGGCTGGTGCGCGGCCGGGCGAACCCGGCTCGCGGGGACATCTCCTGGGCTCCCGACAAGGGCACCGTCGACGCGGCGGGCCTGGAGGGCGTGGACGCGGTGGTGCACCTGTCCGGCTCCAACGTGGGCGAGGGCCGGTGGACCGAGGAGCGCAAGCAGGAGATCCTCAAGAGCCGCACGGAGAGCACCCGGCTGCTGTGTGAAACGCTGGCCCGCGCCACCCGCAAGCCGCGCGTACTCATCTGCGCCTCCGCCGTCGGCTACTACGGCAGCCGGGGCGATGAAGAGGTCACCGAGGCGTCCTCCTCCGGCGACGGCTTCCTCGCGGATGTCACGCGCCAGTGGGAGGCCTCCACCCAGGCCGCCGAGGACGCGGGCATCCGCGTGGTGCACCTGCGCATCGGCGTGGTGCTGGATGCTCGCGGCGGGGCGCTCGCGAAGCTGGCGCTCGCGACCCAGGCGGGCGGCGGCGGGCCCGTGGCCTCCGGCCGTCAGTGGATGAGCTGGGTGTCGCTGGAGGACGTGCTGGGCCTCATCCAGTTCTCCATCTTCACCCCGTCCATCCAGGGGCCGGTCAACGCCGTGTCCCCGAACGCGGTGCGACAGGGGGAGCTGGCGAAGGTGCTCGGCAAGGTGCTCCACCGTCCCGCGGTGTTCCCGCTGCCCGCCACCGTGGTGAAGACCGTGTTCGGGCAGATGGGCGAGGAGACCCTGCTGTCCAGCACCCATGCGCTGCCCACCGTGGCGCAGGCGAACGGCTTTCCCTTCCTCCTGCCCGACCTGGAGGGGGCGCTGCGCTTCACGCTGGGCCGCACCACCGACGGCGCGGAATACCGCCACGGGTGA
- a CDS encoding ABC transporter ATP-binding protein, whose protein sequence is MIQVEGLTKFYGEHAAIRDLAFTIGQGEVIGFLGLNGAGKSTTLKILGCVLLPTSGRVVIDGHDVVSQSHEVRQRIGYLPDVPPVYEEMTVGEYLAYVARLRDVPAKATASHVGEAEEKTGLRDVHGEVISTLSHGYRQRVGLAQALVHKPALLILDEPTSGLDPLQIVEMRDVIRGLKGAHTVLVSSHILPEISQTCDRLLIIHKGTLLAQGSEEELSRALGGPSIVLEVRGDRARALEALQGFGAVEVREGNGVLALKVAAAPDLRPQVARAVVGAGLELLRLDANEGQLEALFLRLTHGQEVKA, encoded by the coding sequence ATGATCCAGGTCGAAGGGCTGACGAAGTTCTACGGCGAGCACGCGGCCATCCGGGACCTGGCCTTCACCATCGGCCAGGGTGAGGTCATCGGCTTCCTGGGCCTCAACGGCGCAGGCAAGTCGACGACGCTCAAGATTCTCGGGTGCGTGCTGCTGCCCACCTCGGGCCGCGTCGTCATCGACGGGCACGACGTGGTGAGCCAGTCCCACGAGGTGCGCCAGCGCATCGGCTACCTGCCGGACGTGCCCCCCGTGTACGAGGAGATGACGGTGGGCGAGTACCTGGCCTACGTCGCCCGGCTGCGCGACGTGCCCGCGAAGGCCACCGCGTCCCACGTGGGCGAGGCCGAGGAGAAGACCGGCCTGCGCGACGTGCACGGCGAGGTCATCTCCACGCTGAGCCACGGCTACCGCCAGCGCGTGGGGCTGGCGCAGGCGCTGGTGCACAAGCCCGCGCTGCTCATCCTCGACGAGCCGACCAGCGGATTGGATCCGCTTCAAATCGTGGAGATGCGCGACGTCATCCGCGGCCTCAAGGGCGCGCACACGGTGCTCGTGTCCAGCCACATCCTCCCGGAGATTTCGCAGACGTGTGACCGGCTGCTCATCATCCACAAGGGCACGCTGCTGGCGCAGGGCAGCGAGGAGGAGCTGTCGCGCGCGCTGGGCGGTCCGTCCATCGTGCTGGAGGTGCGGGGCGACCGGGCGCGGGCGCTGGAAGCATTGCAGGGCTTCGGCGCGGTGGAGGTGCGGGAAGGGAACGGGGTGCTGGCCCTGAAGGTCGCGGCGGCGCCGGACCTGCGGCCCCAGGTGGCGCGAGCGGTGGTGGGCGCGGGCCTGGAGCTGTTGCGGCTGGACGCGAACGAGGGACAGCTGGAGGCGCTGTTCTTGCGCCTGACGCACGGGCAGGAGGTGAAGGCGTGA
- a CDS encoding ABC transporter permease has translation MKALLIARRELAGYLRTLSGYIILAIILAVNGLFFNAYALGGASKRSAEVLSGFFYYSSGFTIVAAILVSMRLLAEEHQTGTLPLLYASPVRDRDIVLGKFLAGLAFLALYLLLTLYMPLLVLVNGKVSFGHVAAGYLGLLLLGSASLAVGTFGSSLAKNQLLAAIFSAVMLVALILCWLLARITEQPLSDVFSAMSLWNQHFPPFQAGLIHVRDVVYYLVVTYVALFAATRVLEARRWR, from the coding sequence GTGAAGGCGCTCCTGATTGCGCGCCGCGAGCTGGCCGGCTACCTGCGCACGCTCAGCGGCTACATCATCCTGGCCATCATCCTCGCGGTGAACGGACTGTTCTTCAACGCGTACGCCCTGGGCGGCGCGAGCAAGCGCTCCGCGGAGGTGCTGTCCGGCTTCTTCTACTACTCGAGCGGCTTCACCATCGTGGCGGCCATCCTCGTGTCCATGCGGCTGCTCGCGGAGGAGCACCAGACGGGCACGCTGCCGCTCTTGTACGCGTCGCCGGTGCGGGACCGGGACATCGTGTTGGGCAAGTTCCTGGCGGGGCTCGCGTTCCTGGCGCTGTACCTGCTGCTCACGCTCTACATGCCGCTGCTGGTGCTGGTGAACGGCAAGGTGTCCTTCGGGCACGTGGCGGCGGGCTACCTGGGGTTGCTGCTCTTGGGCAGCGCGTCGCTGGCGGTGGGCACGTTCGGGTCGTCGCTCGCGAAGAACCAGCTGCTCGCGGCCATCTTCTCCGCGGTGATGCTGGTGGCGCTCATCCTGTGCTGGCTCCTGGCGCGCATCACCGAGCAGCCGCTGTCGGACGTCTTCAGCGCGATGTCGCTGTGGAACCAGCACTTCCCCCCGTTCCAGGCAGGGCTCATCCACGTGCGGGACGTCGTCTACTACCTGGTGGTCACCTACGTGGCGCTGTTCGCGGCGACACGGGTGCTGGAAGCGCGGAGGTGGCGATGA
- a CDS encoding Gldg family protein encodes MSTPASFGTGLAATGAFVAGLIAVFLAERMLGVGSGRVALAALGTAVVVAATAWRAVRMIAAPAERRSLERWVLTLYVVGLAALVLYFVKGDVGTALFGEPLSRSSPKLSGVLAVLFPALLLCSLVPLAMVEAALVAMARAPVPETGRVKSALFSGLGVAFVVVFAFAATYVATQADATWDLSYFRTAKPGDATRKLVRGLNEPLQVTLFFPPANEVGEAVRQYFRDLEPESPQLGVEALDQAVEPARGKALGVSSNGSVVLARGDRKEILTLGLDPERARGQLQRLDAEVQRRLLAVAKPRRIVYLTGGHGERADTRPVPGEAARPSVAQFKELLRAQNVDVRTLTVAEGLGSAVPADAAMVAVLGPTRELLPEEATALREYWERGGRLWIALEPDGAALEPLLKPMGLKSLRVPLANDRVYFRTARQLSDRGNLGTASFSSHPSVTSLSALGSQGAVAFVGAVALEPLTPPVPGVLLDTSVRAHGETFADRNGDFEPEPGEVTKAWPLVVAVERPVGEGKPASRAVVMADSDALGDGILGNVGNAYLAVDTLRWLSGEEALSGVTTSEEDVPLQHTRSQDVVWFYATVFGMPVVVLAVGFFVTRRRGRRAPRSAAAVGGAR; translated from the coding sequence ATGAGCACGCCGGCCTCTTTCGGGACGGGGCTCGCCGCGACAGGGGCGTTCGTCGCGGGGCTTATTGCTGTGTTCCTCGCGGAGCGCATGCTGGGCGTGGGCTCCGGCCGTGTGGCGCTGGCCGCGCTGGGCACCGCCGTGGTGGTGGCCGCGACGGCATGGCGCGCGGTGCGGATGATTGCCGCGCCCGCCGAGCGTCGCTCGCTGGAGCGGTGGGTGCTCACGCTGTACGTCGTGGGGCTGGCCGCGCTGGTGCTCTACTTCGTGAAGGGGGACGTGGGGACTGCGCTGTTCGGTGAGCCGCTGTCGCGTTCCTCTCCGAAGCTGTCGGGAGTGCTGGCGGTGCTGTTCCCGGCGCTGCTCCTGTGCTCGCTCGTGCCGCTGGCGATGGTGGAGGCCGCGCTGGTGGCGATGGCTCGGGCGCCGGTGCCGGAGACGGGCCGGGTGAAGAGCGCGCTGTTCTCCGGCCTGGGCGTGGCGTTCGTCGTCGTGTTCGCGTTCGCGGCGACGTACGTGGCCACGCAGGCGGACGCGACCTGGGACCTGTCGTACTTCCGGACCGCGAAGCCGGGCGATGCCACGCGCAAGCTGGTGCGCGGCCTCAATGAGCCGCTCCAGGTGACGCTCTTCTTCCCGCCCGCCAACGAGGTGGGTGAGGCGGTGCGGCAGTACTTCCGCGACCTGGAGCCGGAGAGTCCGCAGCTGGGCGTGGAGGCGTTGGACCAGGCGGTGGAGCCCGCGCGCGGCAAGGCCCTGGGGGTCAGCAGCAATGGCTCCGTGGTGCTGGCGCGGGGGGACCGCAAGGAGATCCTCACGCTGGGCCTGGATCCGGAGCGGGCGCGCGGGCAGCTCCAGCGGCTGGACGCGGAGGTGCAGCGGCGGCTGCTGGCGGTGGCGAAGCCCCGGCGCATCGTCTACCTCACGGGCGGCCACGGGGAGCGCGCCGACACGCGGCCCGTGCCGGGGGAAGCGGCCCGGCCTTCGGTGGCGCAGTTCAAGGAGCTGCTGCGCGCGCAGAACGTGGACGTGCGCACGCTCACGGTGGCGGAGGGGTTGGGCTCGGCGGTGCCGGCGGATGCGGCGATGGTGGCGGTGCTCGGGCCCACGCGGGAGCTGCTTCCGGAGGAGGCCACCGCGCTGCGCGAGTACTGGGAGCGGGGCGGGCGGCTGTGGATCGCGCTGGAGCCGGATGGCGCGGCGCTGGAGCCGTTGCTCAAGCCGATGGGGCTCAAGTCGCTGCGCGTGCCGCTGGCGAACGACCGCGTGTACTTCCGCACGGCGCGGCAGTTGAGCGACCGGGGCAACCTGGGCACGGCGAGCTTCTCCTCGCACCCGTCGGTGACGTCGCTGTCCGCGCTGGGGTCTCAGGGCGCGGTGGCGTTCGTGGGGGCGGTAGCGCTGGAGCCGCTGACGCCGCCGGTGCCCGGCGTGTTGCTGGACACGAGCGTACGCGCGCATGGAGAGACGTTCGCGGACCGCAACGGCGACTTCGAGCCGGAGCCGGGTGAAGTGACGAAGGCGTGGCCGCTGGTGGTGGCGGTGGAGCGGCCGGTGGGGGAGGGGAAGCCCGCGTCGCGCGCGGTGGTGATGGCGGACTCGGACGCGCTGGGTGACGGCATCCTGGGCAACGTGGGCAATGCGTATCTCGCGGTGGACACGCTGCGGTGGCTCTCCGGCGAGGAGGCGCTCTCCGGCGTGACGACGAGCGAGGAGGACGTGCCGTTGCAGCACACGCGCTCGCAGGACGTCGTGTGGTTCTACGCGACGGTCTTCGGGATGCCGGTGGTGGTGCTGGCGGTGGGCTTCTTCGTGACGCGGCGGCGCGGACGGCGAGCGCCCCGGAGCGCCGCGGCCGTGGGAGGTGCGCGATGA
- a CDS encoding GvpL/GvpF family gas vesicle protein: protein MTTKTPAESSREARAHYLYGIVREDGGWEPDLAGLGAAPVRAVREAGLAALVSEVVGPRVVPTREHLLIHQRVTEAVVREHTLVPVAFGTVLPSEERVRELLRVARAPLTRALSDLEGRVELGLKVYCHGDALTRRLVEAQPGLSRGPSEPEEDHEARLEAALRACTAKDLDGLRAGLRPLAEAAHEAPPLGERMLWNAAWLVDRTRVAAFEARVQSLVARLDTYTFRFTGPWPAYSFVDMRLDVEAASAAL from the coding sequence ATGACGACGAAGACCCCGGCGGAGTCCTCGCGGGAGGCACGGGCGCACTACCTCTACGGCATCGTGCGCGAGGACGGCGGATGGGAGCCGGACCTGGCGGGGTTGGGCGCGGCCCCGGTGCGCGCGGTGCGGGAGGCAGGCCTCGCGGCGCTGGTGTCCGAAGTCGTGGGCCCCAGGGTGGTGCCCACGCGCGAGCACCTGTTGATCCACCAGCGCGTCACTGAGGCCGTGGTGCGCGAGCACACGCTGGTGCCGGTGGCCTTCGGGACGGTGCTGCCGTCGGAGGAGCGCGTGCGGGAGCTGTTGCGCGTGGCGCGCGCGCCGCTGACCCGGGCGCTGTCCGACCTGGAAGGGCGGGTGGAGCTGGGGCTCAAGGTGTACTGCCACGGCGACGCGCTGACGCGCCGGCTGGTGGAGGCGCAGCCGGGCCTGTCTCGAGGCCCCTCCGAGCCCGAGGAGGACCACGAGGCGCGGCTGGAGGCGGCGCTGCGCGCCTGCACGGCGAAGGACCTGGACGGCTTGAGGGCGGGCCTGCGTCCGCTGGCGGAGGCCGCGCACGAGGCGCCGCCCCTGGGTGAGCGGATGCTGTGGAACGCGGCGTGGCTGGTGGACCGCACGCGGGTGGCCGCGTTCGAGGCGCGGGTGCAGTCGCTGGTGGCGCGGCTGGACACGTACACGTTCCGGTTCACGGGGCCGTGGCCGGCCTACAGCTTCGTGGACATGCGGCTGGACGTGGAGGCGGCGTCCGCCGCGCTGTGA
- a CDS encoding response regulator gives MTNTPEKSKPLVLVVDDYQDAREMYAEYLEFSGFRVAEAKNGQEALDKAFELVPDVILMDLSLPVMDGWEATRRLKGDARTKAIPVVALTGHALKGHTDDANEAGCDAYVTKPCLPDALVDQVKKMIARRDAASAR, from the coding sequence ATGACGAACACCCCGGAAAAATCAAAGCCGCTCGTCCTGGTGGTGGATGACTACCAGGATGCCCGGGAGATGTACGCGGAGTACCTGGAGTTCTCCGGCTTCCGCGTCGCGGAGGCGAAGAACGGCCAGGAGGCGCTGGACAAGGCCTTCGAGCTGGTGCCGGACGTCATCCTGATGGACCTGTCGCTGCCGGTGATGGACGGCTGGGAGGCGACGCGCCGGCTGAAGGGCGACGCGCGCACGAAGGCCATCCCGGTGGTGGCGCTCACGGGGCATGCGCTGAAGGGCCACACGGACGACGCGAACGAGGCCGGGTGTGATGCGTACGTCACCAAGCCGTGCCTGCCGGACGCGCTGGTGGACCAGGTGAAGAAGATGATTGCCCGGCGCGACGCGGCAAGCGCGCGCTGA